The genome window CGCTCCAGCTCGGTCAGGTCAGCGGACACGTCCGGCACGCCGCTATCGCGATGCACGCCCCCGATTCCCCCCGTGGCAAAGACGGCGATCCCGGCGCGGGAAGCCAGGAACGAAGTCGCCGCGACGGTGGTGGCCCCGTTCTCTCCGCGCGCGATTGCCCCGGCCAGGTCTCGGGTGGAGAGCTTGCGATATCCGTGGCCGCGACAGATCGCCTCCAGGTCCTGCTCCCCCAGGCCGACACGCGGCACCCCATCGATCACCGCGATCGTCGCCGGCACGGCACCCTCCTCGCGCACAACGGCCTCCAGCGCGCGGCCTACCTCCAGGCTGCGCGGCGCGGGCAGCCCCTGCGCCAGCACCGTGGACTCGAGGGCCACCACCGGTCGCCCGGCCGCTTGTGCCTCGGCTACCTCTTCGGAAATTTGGACCATTCCAGTCAGATCTACGCGGGGGCGTGCGTTGGTATATTAGGGGAATAGAAGTAGGAAGCCAGGAGCCAGAAGTCAGGATGAGAAGCTAGGAGCTAGAAGCTGGAAGGCGGTTCTTCCCGGAAACCCAAAGATCCATGACCGATTCCCGGCGACGCGCGCACTCCTACGGTGATATGCCGGTCTCCGAGCTCCGGACCGAGGGGCGGCGGGTGATCGACTGGATCGCCGATTACCTCCAAGGAATCGAGCAGCGCCCCGTGCTCGCCCGGGTTTCGCCCGGCGAGGTCGCGGAGGCCCTCCCGCGCGAGGCTCCCGAGCGCGGGGAGGCGATGGAGAAGATCCTCGCCGACCTCGAGCGGGTGATTTTGCCAGGCATCACTCACTGGAACCACCCGGGGTTCTTCGCCTACTTTGGGATCAGCGGCTCCTCGCCGGGAATCCTGGGAGAGGCGATCGCTGCCGCGTTGAACGTGAACGCGATGCTCTGGCGCACCAGCCCGGCCGCGACGGAGCTGGAGGAGAGAGCGCTGGACTGGCTGCGCCAGATACTCGGCCTTCCCGCCGCACTGCAAGGTCACATTCAGGATACGGCCTCCTCCTCGACCCTGGTGGCAATCGCCGCCGCACGCGAAGCGGCGGGCCTCGATATTCGCGACCGAGGGATGAGCGGGCGCGACCTGCCTCTGCTAAGGCTCTATTGTTCGGAAGAGGCCCACTCCTCAGTGGAGAAGTCCGCCCTCATGCTGGGCATCGGCCGGGAGGGCGTGCGGAAGATCCCCACCGACCAAGCCTTCCGCATGGAATCGCAAGCGCTGGCCGAGGCGATCCGGGAGGATCGTGCGGCGGGGATGCGGCCATTCTGCGTGGTCGCGACCGTCGGCACCACCTCTACCACAAGTGTGGACCCCCTGCCGGAGATCGGGGCGATCTGCCAGGCGGAGGACCTCTGGCTGCACGTGGACGCGGCCTACGGTGGTGCGGCGGGGGTGCTCCCGGAGATGCGCTGGATCTGGGACGGGGTGGAAGCGGTGGATTCGCTGGTGGTGAACCCCCACAAGTGGCTCTTCGTGCCGATCGACTGCTCGGCGCTCTACTTCCGCAACGCCGCGGCGGCGCGCGACGCCTTCTCGCTGGTGCCCGAGTATCTCAAGGCGCCCGAGGGGGAGGAGGTGGTGAACCTGATGGACTACGGGCACGCGCTCGGCCGCCGCTTCCGTGCGCTGAAGCTGTGGATGGTACTGCGCTATTTCGGTCGGGTCGGAATCGCGAACCGGATTCGCGAGCATATCCGCTTGGGGCAGGAGCTGGCGAGCTGGATCGACGCCGAAGAAGGATGGGAGAGGATGGCGCCGACGTCGTTCAGCACCGTCTGCTTTCGGTGCCGGCCCGCGGAGCTCCCGGAGGAGGAGGTCGACCTGCTCAATCAGTCGATTCTCGCCGAGGTGAATGCCAGCGGGGAGGTATTCCTGTCCCACACGCGGCTACGCGGGCGCTACGCGCTCCGGGTGGCTATAGGCAACATCCGCACGACCGAGGACCACGTTCGGCGCGCCTGGGAGCTGCTGCGCGAAGCGGCGCAGCAGGCGCCGGCGCTGTAGTGTGCTTTCCTGGACGCTCCCTCACTGACTCAACTCCTCCGGAGGCTCGTCTCCTCGCTGCAAGCGCGTCACGAACTTGCGCACCTCGATCGCCATTGCCCGGAGAAATCCCGCCTCCCGCTGATCGGGGTCGGCGCGGTGAATCAGCGCGCGCAGGGTCCGCATCACGCTCTCGGTCTGGCGACTCTTGAAGAAGTCAACCGACCAGAGCGCCTTCTCCGCTTCTTCGAAGAGGCTCTCGAGAATGTAGACGTTGGCGGGTGGAGCATCCCGCCGCGGTGGCTTGAAGGGTTGATCGCGTCCCTCGGAGGCCATCCACAGCTCGTAGGCAACGATGACCACTGCCTGCGCCAGGTTGAGCGAGGAATGCTCCGGATTCGTGGGGATGGTGACCGTGCGGTGGCAGAGGTCGAGGGCCCAGTTCGGCAGCCCCTTGTCCTCCCGACCGAAGACCACGGCCACCGGACCGGCGGTGGGTTCGGAGGCTCGCTGCAGCAGGTCGTCAGCGCTCTCTCGGGGCCGGCCGACATGCCGTTTCGCCCTGCGCTCGCGCGCCGTCATGGCGACCGTGTAGCTGCAATCGGCCAGCGCCTCCGGCAGTGTGTCGAAGAGCTCCGCCCGCTCCACCAGGTCGGCGGTGCCGTGCGCGATCCCCTCGATGCGCCACGGGCTCCACTCCGCCGGGGCCACCAACCGCAGACGACTCAGACCGAAGTTCTTCATCGCCCTCACGGTGCCGGCGATGTTAACCAGGTCCTGAGTTTCCCAGAGTACGATGATGATGCGGTCCAGCGGCGCGAGCGGACTCGCTGGAGCCGGGCTAGCGTTCACCTGCTTGGTCGGCGGCTTCCTGGCGGGCAGAGAGGCGGCCGAGGAGCACTCTCGCGGCGCGCACGTCGTGTCCGACATCGATCAACAGGACGGTCAGGTCCCCGGCACCCCATAGGATTGCCGCCAGCACGATCCCACGAATGACCTCCGCGAAGAGCGGGAAGAGAGCCCCGGCCCCCTCGAGGGCGACACCGGCGATCACCTCCGCAGTCAGAGCGACCACCACCACCATCGCAGCGATCTTGAAGAGCCGCGCGACGTATTGCAGCGCCAGGTACGGCTCCGTATCCTCCGCGCGGATAGCCCCCGGGTCGCGCGACGAACGCTCGTCCGCAAACCGGTCGTCGTCCAGATCGTCCGCCTCCGCCGCTCGCATCTCCTGGCAACGCCTCGCGTCCGTACTGCCGCTCTCCTCTCGCTCCCGTTCCATTCCCTCCCCCTGGAAGATGTGGCACTGGCGGTAGGAAGGGATGCAAGAGTTGGACGAGGGGAAGACGGCAGGAAGTTGGAAGGGGAGGAGCGTAGGAGGGAAGCTAGGAGCTAGAAGTTAGAAGCTAGCTCCTAGCTTCCCTCCTATATTCCCCACCTTCTCAACTCCTCCTCCATTCCCCCGGCACAAACATCTCCCTCTCCCCGATCCCCACCCGCCGCGCCGTCTGCAGCGCCCAGTCCAGATTCGCTACCTGCGAGGCACGATGGCCGTCGCTGCCGAGGCTGAAGCGCGCGCCGGCTTCGAGGGCCTTGCGCAGCAGGCGATCGTGAGGCAGCCGGTAGCGGCTGGAGATCTCTATCGCCACCGAGCTCCGGACCACCGCCTCGACGAAGCGGTCCTCCCGTTCTTCCGTCCACCAGGCGTGTACGTCGCCCTCGAGGTCGAGCAGGGCGGCCGGCATGAAGGTGGAATGCGCCACGATCTCGATGGGCATGGTGCGCACGAGATCGCAGAGGTTCGCGACCATGTGCTCCATGAGCTCCTGGGGCCGATCGTCCCACGGAGGCGGAAGGGTCGTCCACCAGGGTGAGCCCCAGCCCCCGCCGGGCAGGGCAAAGCCGTGGTTGGAGCCGATCCGGTAGTGGAACCGGTCCATGATCTCAGCCGGAAGCTGCGCCGCGAAGGGGTCGCACCAGCAGAACTCGGCGGCTACGTAGACCGGTTGCGCCTCGATCGCCTCGAGGTAGGCGTGGAGCTGCGGGAGGGTTGCGACGAAGCGGGAGGGGTTCCGGGTGGAGACGTGATCGGCGATCCCCACCGCGACGCCCCTGTCGGCGGCGATGCGTACCACCTCTTCGAGCGGCACCTCGCCGTCGGACATAGTGGTGTGGACGTGCAGGTCCTGCGTGCCGAGAGAAGCGGGTGTACCGAGCGGAAGCGCCGTCATCGCGCCGACTGTCGACGGACGCCCGCGTACCGCTCGCGCCAGGCCTGCTCGGCGGCCGCCAGCGCCTCCCACCCTTTCCTGCCGTCCGGTCCCAGGTTGGTCGGCGGGACGCGGCGGGTGGGCCAGGGGGCCAGGGGATCGTTGAGGATGTCCGGGTGCAGCGCAGCCGTGGCGCTCACGATCGCCTCGGCGGCGAGCTTTCGCTCCTCCTCGCCGATCCGTGCCAGCGACACCACCACGCGGAGCCCTCCGCGGGAGAAGGCGTCCGCCAGGAAGGTCGAGTACTCCCGGTTGCGGTCGCGAGTGCTCGCCGTTCCGGCGCGTGCCAGGAGCCCCCGCAGTGCGATCGCATCGTCCTTCAACCCGCGGGTGATCAACCGGCTGGTGAGCCTCACCCAGTAAGTGGTGGTGTCCGCGCGCTCCAGCTCCACATCGAGCCGACGTAGCAGCTCCTCGGTGGAAACCCCGGCGAACGGATCGGGCTCAGGAGGCTTCGGCGGGGGCGGAGTGGGTACCTGCGAGGCATCGATCGGCTCCAGGTTCT of Longimicrobiaceae bacterium contains these proteins:
- a CDS encoding pyridoxal-dependent decarboxylase; this translates as MTDSRRRAHSYGDMPVSELRTEGRRVIDWIADYLQGIEQRPVLARVSPGEVAEALPREAPERGEAMEKILADLERVILPGITHWNHPGFFAYFGISGSSPGILGEAIAAALNVNAMLWRTSPAATELEERALDWLRQILGLPAALQGHIQDTASSSTLVAIAAAREAAGLDIRDRGMSGRDLPLLRLYCSEEAHSSVEKSALMLGIGREGVRKIPTDQAFRMESQALAEAIREDRAAGMRPFCVVATVGTTSTTSVDPLPEIGAICQAEDLWLHVDAAYGGAAGVLPEMRWIWDGVEAVDSLVVNPHKWLFVPIDCSALYFRNAAAARDAFSLVPEYLKAPEGEEVVNLMDYGHALGRRFRALKLWMVLRYFGRVGIANRIREHIRLGQELASWIDAEEGWERMAPTSFSTVCFRCRPAELPEEEVDLLNQSILAEVNASGEVFLSHTRLRGRYALRVAIGNIRTTEDHVRRAWELLREAAQQAPAL
- a CDS encoding RNA methyltransferase — encoded protein: MNASPAPASPLAPLDRIIIVLWETQDLVNIAGTVRAMKNFGLSRLRLVAPAEWSPWRIEGIAHGTADLVERAELFDTLPEALADCSYTVAMTARERRAKRHVGRPRESADDLLQRASEPTAGPVAVVFGREDKGLPNWALDLCHRTVTIPTNPEHSSLNLAQAVVIVAYELWMASEGRDQPFKPPRRDAPPANVYILESLFEEAEKALWSVDFFKSRQTESVMRTLRALIHRADPDQREAGFLRAMAIEVRKFVTRLQRGDEPPEELSQ
- a CDS encoding PHP domain-containing protein — encoded protein: MTALPLGTPASLGTQDLHVHTTMSDGEVPLEEVVRIAADRGVAVGIADHVSTRNPSRFVATLPQLHAYLEAIEAQPVYVAAEFCWCDPFAAQLPAEIMDRFHYRIGSNHGFALPGGGWGSPWWTTLPPPWDDRPQELMEHMVANLCDLVRTMPIEIVAHSTFMPAALLDLEGDVHAWWTEEREDRFVEAVVRSSVAIEISSRYRLPHDRLLRKALEAGARFSLGSDGHRASQVANLDWALQTARRVGIGEREMFVPGEWRRS